The Oncorhynchus nerka isolate Pitt River linkage group LG12, Oner_Uvic_2.0, whole genome shotgun sequence genome includes a region encoding these proteins:
- the LOC115115132 gene encoding uncharacterized protein LOC115115132 isoform X2 yields the protein MIRVELLVLSLLTVLSVVMGDTIGYLGESVTLSSGANPSWHITKITWSIYNNDTWIATFRSRNSNTEWFGKFKSRLSLNTSSGDLEIRDVQRGDELVYSVLLTHSQGEQQISKVPLTVTERLVEPSVQKVFSVLKDGHCVMALQCSSSVKDTRFSWEPEASFDGSFWRGGPNANVSVVWASYSPNRNVIFICTASNGLTNASKVVREICQDEQPKPDVVVEGENRVPGIIKLLLGFLFGCLLTYIFRESLTCLSIRFNKSRSINKLCPTLSGVEKNSSLPIERS from the exons ATGATACGTGTAGAActtttagttctctctctcctaacaGTCTTATCAG TGGTGATGGGAGATACCATTGGCTACCTGGGAGAGTCTGTCACCTTATCCTCTGGAGCCAATCCATCCTGGCACATCACCAAGATAACGTGGTCCATATACAACAACGACACCTGGATCGCAACATTCAGGAGCAGAAATAGCAACACAGAATGGTTCGGGAAGTTTAAGAGTCGACTGAGTCTCAACACCTCGTCTGGTGACTTGGAGATCAGAGATGTTCAGAGAGGAGATGAACTGGTTTACTCTGTTCTCCTCACACACAGTCAGGGGGAGCAGCAGATCAGTAAGGTACCGCTCACTGTGACAG AGCGTCTCGTTGAGCCTAGTGTTCAAAAGGTCTTCAGCGTTCTGAAGGACGGACACTGTGTGATGGCTCTTCAGTGCTCCTCTTCAGTGAAGGACACCAGATTTTCTTGGGAGCCAGAAGCTTCGTTTGACGGCTCCTTCTGGAGGGGGGGTCCCAATGCCAACGTCTCTGTTGTCTGGGCGTCTTACAGCCCCAACAGAAATGTCATCTTCATCTGTACTGCCAGCAACGGGCTCACTAACGCCTCTAAGGTTGTGAGGGAGATATGCCAAG ATGAACAGCCAAAGCCTGacgtggtggtggagggggagaaCCGCGTCCCCGGGATCATAAAATTGCTCTTAGGATTTCTGTTCGGATGTCTTTTAACATATATTTTCAGAG AGTCCCTCACATGCTTATCAATCAGGTTCAACAA GAGTCGAAGCATCAACAAGTTGTGTCCTACACTTTCGGGAGTTGAAAAAAACTCCAGCCTAC CTATAGAGAGGAGCTGA
- the LOC115115132 gene encoding uncharacterized protein LOC115115132 isoform X1, giving the protein MIRVELLVLSLLTVLSVVMGDTIGYLGESVTLSSGANPSWHITKITWSIYNNDTWIATFRSRNSNTEWFGKFKSRLSLNTSSGDLEIRDVQRGDELVYSVLLTHSQGEQQISKVPLTVTERLVEPSVQKVFSVLKDGHCVMALQCSSSVKDTRFSWEPEASFDGSFWRGGPNANVSVVWASYSPNRNVIFICTASNGLTNASKVVREICQDEQPKPDVVVEGENRVPGIIKLLLGFLFGCLLTYIFRESLTCLSIRFNKSRSINKLCPTLSGVEKNSSLPIERS; this is encoded by the exons ATGATACGTGTAGAActtttagttctctctctcctaacaGTCTTATCAG TGGTGATGGGAGATACCATTGGCTACCTGGGAGAGTCTGTCACCTTATCCTCTGGAGCCAATCCATCCTGGCACATCACCAAGATAACGTGGTCCATATACAACAACGACACCTGGATCGCAACATTCAGGAGCAGAAATAGCAACACAGAATGGTTCGGGAAGTTTAAGAGTCGACTGAGTCTCAACACCTCGTCTGGTGACTTGGAGATCAGAGATGTTCAGAGAGGAGATGAACTGGTTTACTCTGTTCTCCTCACACACAGTCAGGGGGAGCAGCAGATCAGTAAGGTACCGCTCACTGTGACAG AGCGTCTCGTTGAGCCTAGTGTTCAAAAGGTCTTCAGCGTTCTGAAGGACGGACACTGTGTGATGGCTCTTCAGTGCTCCTCTTCAGTGAAGGACACCAGATTTTCTTGGGAGCCAGAAGCTTCGTTTGACGGCTCCTTCTGGAGGGGGGGTCCCAATGCCAACGTCTCTGTTGTCTGGGCGTCTTACAGCCCCAACAGAAATGTCATCTTCATCTGTACTGCCAGCAACGGGCTCACTAACGCCTCTAAGGTTGTGAGGGAGATATGCCAAG ATGAACAGCCAAAGCCTGacgtggtggtggagggggagaaCCGCGTCCCCGGGATCATAAAATTGCTCTTAGGATTTCTGTTCGGATGTCTTTTAACATATATTTTCAGAG AGTCCCTCACATGCTTATCAATCAGGTTCAACAA GAGTCGAAGCATCAACAAGTTGTGTCCTACACTTTCGGGAGTTGAAAAAAACTCCAGCCTACCTATAGAGAGGAGCTGA